TTTGGCATTGGACAGTGACTCTAGCTTAGACTACGTCTACGTCAAAGTACATTTTCCGTTTGATAAATCAGCGCTTGAAGCGCAGTTATTTTCGCGGTACGCCTTTGGTGAAGACAAAAAATACTTAAAACTGCAACTAATGCCTTTAAAAGACTTGTACTTTAGTGGCCAATCTCCCTATGAGATGAAACCCGGAGGTTCGCTGTTAGCCATTCAAATCTGTTTGAGCCTTTGTTTCATATTGTTGGTTGTCGCAATCGTGAATTTTATTAATTTGAGCGTGGCACAAGGAGCGCTCCGAGCGAAGGAAATAGGAGTTCGTAAAGCACTAGGAGCTACTCGAGGGCAGTTATTTTGGCAATTTATGATGGAAACTTCGGTGATAACCTTGGTTGCGATGTGCCTTGGGTATGCGTTAGTCGAGTTGAGTCTACCTCTATTCAATAGCTTGGTTGACCGTCAAATTGAGATTTTTTGGCATTTAGACATCTTAGCGGTACTGATTGCGATGACGGTAATGGTGACATTACTCGCTGGCAGCTACCCAGCTTGGTATCTCAGCGCCCAGAATACAAAAGCGATTTTGCAGGGTGAAAGCGTTCAGGGAAGATCCGCCATTCGTCTACGCAAAGGACTGTTAATTATTCAATCAAGCTTTGCGATTGGCTTGGTCATAGCAGCTATGGTATTGCCCGCTCAGCTTGCGTATTTGCAAGCGCAGCCAACGGGTTACGAGAAAGAACAAAAATTGGTTCTGCAAAGTATGCCCAATGGCACCGTATTCACACAAACCCCCTCCGCTTTGGTTGAGCAACTAGCGAAATTTGAAGGCGTACGACATGTCGGCATAATCGATTCTCTGATGACAGAAGGGTTTATGTATAGTCTGCAATTTACTTTTGCCGATGGTGTCGAGTCGGCTCAGTCTTTTCCTGGTGTTGGCACGGGATTTGGTGCGGTTGAAACACTTGGATTGAATTTACTCGCGGGCCGTGACTTTGACAAAAGCTTTGCAAGTGATTGGTTTCATCGTGATGAGTCGGGCCGACATGTGTCTATTTTAATCACGCGTTCGCTTGCCAAGACGGCGGGCTATGACATCCCTGAGCTTGCCATCAACAAGACCATAAAGGCGCTTGGAATAAACATGCATATCGTTGGTGTGGTCGAGGACGTGCAGTTAGGTCAGACTCGTGAGGCGCATACCCAGGTCGTGTTTTTGTGCGGGTTTTCGATGACATTTAGCAAGAATTTGATCTTGACGGTTGTGCCAGGTGAACACCATGAACTATTTGAACAAATTCGGGCGTTGGTAGCCGCAGAGCTTAATATCTATGAGTTCCCAACTTATTCTGGCTGGATGAAGAATATGCGCATACGTTCGCCGCAGATACTCGACTGGCCAATATCGTGCAAGTTTTTTCAGTACTGGCAATTTTCTTAGCTGCTTTGGGTACTTATGGCCTAGCGTCGTTCTCGATTTTGCGTCGTCAAAAGGAACTCGCTATTCGCAAAGTACTGGGTGCTGGGCGCTTTGGTATTTCTTTATTGGTAGCTAAAGAATTTGTGACGTTAGTGCTTTTAAGCGCGGTACTCGCGTTTCCGCTGGCGTTTTGGCTGCTTGATAATTGGCTTAGCCAGTTTAATCATCGTGTTGAACAGACAACTTGGATGTATGTCTTGGCACTTGTCGTCGTTTCGGCGGTCACTTGGTTAACGGTGTCGTTATTGACGCTTAGAACGCTGAGTGTCAGGCCTTCCACCATATTAAAATACGAGTAGCAAATATGATGTTTACACATTATCTATCCTCGACAGTTCGTATTGTTAATGCTCATAAATTACATTTCCTTTTGAATGTGATTGGCTTGGCGATAGGGTTATCGGCTGCGCTTATTATGGTGCAATTTGTGCGCTATGAAATGTCCTTTGACGCGTTTCAACCTGATGCGCAGCGAGTGTATCGACTACAGGTTGACCCTGGTGTAGATGGGTTAATGTCTGTGCCTGTCACTATGCTCCATATAGCGCAAAGTGTTCGCGAGCGAAGTGATGTCCAAGCCTTGTTTTATCTTGTTGATGCAAAAGAGCATGGATTGCTTGAAACAGACGTAAAAATAGCAGGGCAGCCTTGGGCACTGCGTAATGTGTACGCATCCATTGCTAATATTCAAGAGTTTGTCGCTATTACGCCGCTTTTCGGATCGCTGCAAGAGGCGTTATCTCAACCCAACACGCTGGCTCTGAGTCAACGAGAAGCCATTCGCTTGTTTGGCCAACCTGACGTGATAGGTCGGCAGATCGTAGCGGGTAATAAGGACATGGTTGTTGCAGCGGTTTTTGAAAATCTGCCCGAGCAAAGTCATTTTGTATTCGATACCCTAATTGCGCTTGATGAAACCAAGCAGGCTAAGTTGTCGGGTTATGTTTATGTGCGTACCACACAAAATGCCGAAATAACTGACATCGAGAATGCATTAGCAAAGCGTCTTATCGATTTTTATCATTTGCAAAATACCCAGTTGACGTATGAGCTAGTCGCGATGCAAGACATCTATTTACATGCTCATTCCCCCTTTGAGTTTAAACGCGGAGGTTCGTTACTTTTGGTCAAATGCGCGTTGGTGTTAGCCATTGTGCTGGTGGTGATTGGCCTTGCGAATTACATCAATTTTGCGGTATCGCAGCTGCTGCAGCGCACGAAGGAAATAGCGGTGCGCAAAACAGTAGGGGCGAGTCAGGCGCAACTGGTTGTGCAATTTCTGATTGAAGCCCTGCAGTTGGTTGGCTGTGCCATGATACTCGCGCTCGGTTTAAGCGAGTTAGCGTTACCCTATTTTAATGTGTTTGCAGAACGTACATTGGCTATTTCTTGGAGCGTCACAAGCGTCCTAGGAACGTTTGCAGGCATTCTCATGCTAGGTCTTATCGCTGGTGCGTATCCAGCCTATTTGGTTGCTCGGACGCCCCAAAAGCAACTATTAGCGGGAAGTTTACAAACGGGTCGCGACGCGGCGTTTGTCAGAAAAACACTTCTTGTTTTGCAATCAGTTTTGGCGGTGGGTTTGCTCGCTGGCTCGATGGTAGCGCTCAATCAATTGGCCTTTTTGCAAGGTAGCGAACGAGGTTTTTTAGCTGAAAACCGATTGGTTGTTCACGGTATCGATAGAAATAAGCTGCAAGGACGAGAAACGCAGTTAACCACTGTATTAAGCCAGCTCGAAGGCGTATCGTCGGTGACATTAAGTGATGGGTTACCCACGTCGCCTATCACCAGTGAATATTATTTCCGCTGGCCCAACGGCTACGAAGAGACTGGCTTTCCGCCGACACTCGGCAGCGGATTTAATGTGGTGAGTACACTTGGACTTAATCTTATTGCAGGGCGAGACTTCGAAACTCATTTCGCAAGCGATTGGATCCATACGGTAAACACCTCACAGGCCGAAGTAGCAAGCGACGAACAGCCACAAGCGATGTCACTGATAGTGACCGAAAGCATGGCTAAACGAGCAGGCTACATGCATGTCGAGGAGGTAGTTGAGCTCAAGGTGGTTGGACTGTATGAAAATATTGAAGCAACGATTGTGGGCGTTGTTGGCGATCTTAAAGTAGGTGGAGCCAAGGACGACAGGGTCCCGATGTCGTTTAGCTGCGGATTATTTTACGAGCAAAACCTTAACGTGGTGATAAAAGGGCAAGACGATAAAGTCCGGTTTTTGCTGCCACACATCACCGCAATTTTACGGGACTTCGACCTTTCTTATGAGCCGCATATCACCGCTATGCAACAAGACGTGGAATATAATTTTAAAGAAGAAGCCGCGTTATCGACCTTGATTACCTTTTTTAGCGTGCTCGCCGTGGGGTTAAGTTGTTTTGGGATTTTAGGGTTATCCGCGTTTCAGGTGTTACGTAAGCAAAAGGAAATTGCAATCCGCAAAGTACTTGGCAGCTCCAAACTCGCTGTTTTAAATCTGATTGCCAAAGAGTTTATGCGGCTTACGTTTATCGCACTGTGCGCTGCATTTCCAATTTTCTATATCGGCAGTCAGCGCTGGCTTGAGACATTCAACGAACACGTGGGCGTTATGTGGTGGGTATTTCCAGTCGCCGCGCTTTGCGTGCTCATGATGACTTGGGGTACGGTGGTAGTAATGGCATATCGTGCTGCTTCAGTTCGACCTGCACTCATTTTACGTAATGAATAATAACGAAGGAGACGTTGATGTTATTCTCATATTTTAAAGTGGCAGCAAGGCATTTCACGAGGCAAAAGCGTTACTTTGCTCTTAATGTGATTGGCCTCAGTATTGGTTTGGCCGCGGCCATGTTAACCGCCTTTTATGTGTTGCACGAGCTGTCTTATGACTCAGATCAACCCGATGCAAATGTCCATTATCGGGTTGAGATGCACGCACAAGAAAATGGCAATGAATATTTACTATCAACCCAGAAGCATAGAGATAGTTGTTAGTCATTTGCGGTATCGAAGCGGTCTATTATCTTCTCAATAGGCGTATGAGTTGGGATGTAAAAGTCACCTGTGGAGATGATCTATTTCCAGTTGTTTGAATGAAAATTGATAACACGTAAGGATAGACTAGTTAATGTGGCAATAGTAAGGGACACTAGTTTGAAGGATTTAACTACCTAGAAGACTAGTAGATGGTTTAAAAACACAAAAGACACGATTGAGAAAGTGGAATATGTGCGATTTGAATCGCCTAAATTGATTAGTTCTGTAACCCATAAAAGCGCCGATTTTACTTAAAGAGAAGGTAGATTTGATAAGAACAGGAGAGCCTCCTACATGAGTCAATATTACCTGATGGGCAGCGCAATTAAGGCTCCAACTTTCTATAACGAACGCGGTGTTCCAAATTGGTCTGG
This Pseudoalteromonas xiamenensis DNA region includes the following protein-coding sequences:
- a CDS encoding ABC transporter permease, which translates into the protein MIANYAKTAWRTLSRYKQHSMLNVVGLAIGLAATLLVAQYARYELSYDKQQPDVERVFRVESDFSALGVGSVPSANYELAKAFQALPQVEDVFSLTPVKDVDESWMYVTRGENQFKLDKLFLSYANIRQFIALDVISGDLERTLSTPRHLALSQSEAYRLFGSELVVGETLSNQAGLFTVGAVFKDLPETSHFAFNSLLFMDNLALDSDSSLDYVYVKVHFPFDKSALEAQLFSRYAFGEDKKYLKLQLMPLKDLYFSGQSPYEMKPGGSLLAIQICLSLCFILLVVAIVNFINLSVAQGALRAKEIGVRKALGATRGQLFWQFMMETSVITLVAMCLGYALVELSLPLFNSLVDRQIEIFWHLDILAVLIAMTVMVTLLAGSYPAWYLSAQNTKAILQGESVQGRSAIRLRKGLLIIQSSFAIGLVIAAMVLPAQLAYLQAQPTGYEKEQKLVLQSMPNGTVFTQTPSALVEQLAKFEGVRHVGIIDSLMTEGFMYSLQFTFADGVESAQSFPGVGTGFGAVETLGLNLLAGRDFDKSFASDWFHRDESGRHVSILITRSLAKTAGYDIPELAINKTIKALGINMHIVGVVEDVQLGQTREAHTQVVFLCGFSMTFSKNLILTVVPGEHHELFEQIRALVAAELNIYEFPTYSGWMKNMRIRSPQILDWPISCKFFQYWQFS
- a CDS encoding ABC transporter permease yields the protein MQVFSVLAIFLAALGTYGLASFSILRRQKELAIRKVLGAGRFGISLLVAKEFVTLVLLSAVLAFPLAFWLLDNWLSQFNHRVEQTTWMYVLALVVVSAVTWLTVSLLTLRTLSVRPSTILKYE
- a CDS encoding ABC transporter permease produces the protein MMFTHYLSSTVRIVNAHKLHFLLNVIGLAIGLSAALIMVQFVRYEMSFDAFQPDAQRVYRLQVDPGVDGLMSVPVTMLHIAQSVRERSDVQALFYLVDAKEHGLLETDVKIAGQPWALRNVYASIANIQEFVAITPLFGSLQEALSQPNTLALSQREAIRLFGQPDVIGRQIVAGNKDMVVAAVFENLPEQSHFVFDTLIALDETKQAKLSGYVYVRTTQNAEITDIENALAKRLIDFYHLQNTQLTYELVAMQDIYLHAHSPFEFKRGGSLLLVKCALVLAIVLVVIGLANYINFAVSQLLQRTKEIAVRKTVGASQAQLVVQFLIEALQLVGCAMILALGLSELALPYFNVFAERTLAISWSVTSVLGTFAGILMLGLIAGAYPAYLVARTPQKQLLAGSLQTGRDAAFVRKTLLVLQSVLAVGLLAGSMVALNQLAFLQGSERGFLAENRLVVHGIDRNKLQGRETQLTTVLSQLEGVSSVTLSDGLPTSPITSEYYFRWPNGYEETGFPPTLGSGFNVVSTLGLNLIAGRDFETHFASDWIHTVNTSQAEVASDEQPQAMSLIVTESMAKRAGYMHVEEVVELKVVGLYENIEATIVGVVGDLKVGGAKDDRVPMSFSCGLFYEQNLNVVIKGQDDKVRFLLPHITAILRDFDLSYEPHITAMQQDVEYNFKEEAALSTLITFFSVLAVGLSCFGILGLSAFQVLRKQKEIAIRKVLGSSKLAVLNLIAKEFMRLTFIALCAAFPIFYIGSQRWLETFNEHVGVMWWVFPVAALCVLMMTWGTVVVMAYRAASVRPALILRNE
- a CDS encoding ABC transporter permease, with the translated sequence MLFSYFKVAARHFTRQKRYFALNVIGLSIGLAAAMLTAFYVLHELSYDSDQPDANVHYRVEMHAQENGNEYLLSTQKHRDSC